The proteins below come from a single Felis catus isolate Fca126 chromosome A1, F.catus_Fca126_mat1.0, whole genome shotgun sequence genomic window:
- the SPATA13 gene encoding spermatogenesis-associated protein 13 isoform X8 produces the protein MDDQELGFKAGDVIQVLEASNKDWWWGRSEDKEAWFPASFVRLRVNQEELSENSSSTQGEEQEEDAGKNHHRHLESKHQMRTNVIQEIMNTERVYIKHLKDICEGYIRQCRKHTGMFTVAQLATIFGNIEDIYKFQRKFLKDLEKQYNKEEPHLSEIGSCFLQHQEGFAIYSEYCNNHPGACAELSRLMKQGRYRHFFEACRLLQQMIDIAIDGFLLTPVQKICKYPLQLAELLKYTTQEHSDYNNIKAAYEAMKNVACLINERKRRLESIDKIARWQVSIVGWEGLDILERSSELIHSGELTQVSRHGKSQQRTFFLFDHQLVSCKKDLLRRDVLYYRGRTDMDEVRLVDLADGRDKDWNLSVKNAFKLVSKTTDEVHLFCAKKQEDKARWLQACGDERRRVREDREMGMEISENQKKLAMLNAQKAGHGKSKGYSACPVALPHQSLHPLHQRHVTVPTSVPQQQVFALAEPKRKPSLLWHTFNRLTPFKK, from the exons ATGGACGACCAGGAACTGGGCTTCAAGGCAGGAGATGTCATCCAGGTTCTGGAAGCCTCTAACAAGGACTGGTGGTGGGGCCGGAGTGAAGACAAGGAAGCCTGGTTCCCCGCAAGCTTTGTCAGA TTGCGTGTCAATCAGGAAGAGCTGTCGGAGAATTCCAGCAGCACCCAGggtgaggagcaggaggaggatgCCGGCAAGAACCACCACAGACACTTGGAGAGCAAGCACCAGATGAGGACCAATGTCATCCAGGAGATCATGAACACTGAGCGGGTGTACATCAAGCACCTCAAGGACATCTGTGAG GGCTATATCCGACAGTGTCGCAAACACACGGGAATGTTCACTGTTGCGCAACTAGCCACCATTTTTGGAAACAttgaagatatttacaaattccAAAGAAAGTTCCTGAAAGACCTTGAGAAACAGTACAATAAAGAGGAACCTCATTTAAGTGAAATAGGATCCTGCTTTCTGCAACAT CAAGAGGGCTTTGCCATCTACTCCGAGTACTGTAACAACCACCCGGGCGCCTGCGCGGAGCTGTCCCGCCTGATGAAGCAGGGCCGCTACCGACACTTCTTCGAAGCCTGCCGCCTGCTGCAGCAGATGATCGACATCGCCATCGACGGGTTCCTGCTGACGCCGGTGCAGAAGATCTGCAAGTACCCTCTGCAGCTGGCCGAGCTGCTCAAGTACACCACGCAGGAGCACAG TGATTACAACAATATAAAGGCAGCCTACGAAGCCATGAAGAACGTAGCCTGTTTGATCAATGAGCGCAAGCGCAGGCTGGAAAGCATAGACAAGATAGCACGGTGGCAGGTGTCCATCGTGGGCTGGGAG GGGCTGGATATCCTCGAGCGGAGCTCGGAACTGATCCACTCCGGGGAGCTGACCCAGGTCAGCAGGCACGGCAAGAGCCAGCAGCGGACGTTCTTCCTGTTTGACCACCAGCTGGTGTCGTGCAAGAAGGACCTGCTGCGCAGGGACGTGCTCTACTACCGAGGCCGCACGGACATGGACGAGGTGCGGCTCGTGGACCTGGCGGACGGGCGGGACAAGGACTGGAACCTCAGCGTGAAGAACGCCTTCAAGCTCGTCAGCAAAACCACCGACGAGGTTCACCTGTTCTGTGCCAAGAAGCAGGAAGACAAGGCGAGGTGGCTGCAGGCCTGCGGCGACGAGAGGAGGCGCGTGCGGGAGGACCGCGAGATGG GAATGGAAAtttcagaaaatcaaaagaaactcGCCATGCTAAATGCTCAAAAGGCAGGACACGGGAAGTCAAAGG GCTACAGCGCGTGCCCGGTGGCCCTGCCGCACCAGAGCTTGCACCCCCTTCACCAGCGCCACGTGACCGTGCCCACCAGCGTCCCCCAGCAGCAGGTGTTCGCCCTGGCGGAACCCAAGAGGAAGCCCTCGCTCCTCTGGCACACGTTCAACAGACTCACCCCTTTCAAGAAGTGA
- the SPATA13 gene encoding spermatogenesis-associated protein 13 isoform X7 yields MVARGEIARFWSLESLHMVSSDGGTESSALVDDNGSEEDYSYEDICQANPRYLQPGGEQLAINELISDGSVVCAEALWDHVTMDDQELGFKAGDVIQVLEASNKDWWWGRSEDKEAWFPASFVRLRVNQEELSENSSSTQGEEQEEDAGKNHHRHLESKHQMRTNVIQEIMNTERVYIKHLKDICEGYIRQCRKHTGMFTVAQLATIFGNIEDIYKFQRKFLKDLEKQYNKEEPHLSEIGSCFLQHQEGFAIYSEYCNNHPGACAELSRLMKQGRYRHFFEACRLLQQMIDIAIDGFLLTPVQKICKYPLQLAELLKYTTQEHSDYNNIKAAYEAMKNVACLINERKRRLESIDKIARWQVSIVGWEGLDILERSSELIHSGELTQVSRHGKSQQRTFFLFDHQLVSCKKDLLRRDVLYYRGRTDMDEVRLVDLADGRDKDWNLSVKNAFKLVSKTTDEVHLFCAKKQEDKARWLQACGDERRRVREDREMGMEISENQKKLAMLNAQKAGHGKSKGYSACPVALPHQSLHPLHQRHVTVPTSVPQQQVFALAEPKRKPSLLWHTFNRLTPFKK; encoded by the exons tctcttcaGATGGAGGTACCGAGTCCTCTGCCTTAGTGGATGACAACGGCAGCGAGGAGGATTACAGCTATGAAGACATCTGTCAGGCCAACCCCAGATACCTCCAGCCGGGCGGGGAACAGCTGGCCATCAACGAG CTGATCAGCGATGGCAGTGTGGTCTGCGCAGAGGCCCTATGGGACCACGTGACCATGGACGACCAGGAACTGGGCTTCAAGGCAGGAGATGTCATCCAGGTTCTGGAAGCCTCTAACAAGGACTGGTGGTGGGGCCGGAGTGAAGACAAGGAAGCCTGGTTCCCCGCAAGCTTTGTCAGA TTGCGTGTCAATCAGGAAGAGCTGTCGGAGAATTCCAGCAGCACCCAGggtgaggagcaggaggaggatgCCGGCAAGAACCACCACAGACACTTGGAGAGCAAGCACCAGATGAGGACCAATGTCATCCAGGAGATCATGAACACTGAGCGGGTGTACATCAAGCACCTCAAGGACATCTGTGAG GGCTATATCCGACAGTGTCGCAAACACACGGGAATGTTCACTGTTGCGCAACTAGCCACCATTTTTGGAAACAttgaagatatttacaaattccAAAGAAAGTTCCTGAAAGACCTTGAGAAACAGTACAATAAAGAGGAACCTCATTTAAGTGAAATAGGATCCTGCTTTCTGCAACAT CAAGAGGGCTTTGCCATCTACTCCGAGTACTGTAACAACCACCCGGGCGCCTGCGCGGAGCTGTCCCGCCTGATGAAGCAGGGCCGCTACCGACACTTCTTCGAAGCCTGCCGCCTGCTGCAGCAGATGATCGACATCGCCATCGACGGGTTCCTGCTGACGCCGGTGCAGAAGATCTGCAAGTACCCTCTGCAGCTGGCCGAGCTGCTCAAGTACACCACGCAGGAGCACAG TGATTACAACAATATAAAGGCAGCCTACGAAGCCATGAAGAACGTAGCCTGTTTGATCAATGAGCGCAAGCGCAGGCTGGAAAGCATAGACAAGATAGCACGGTGGCAGGTGTCCATCGTGGGCTGGGAG GGGCTGGATATCCTCGAGCGGAGCTCGGAACTGATCCACTCCGGGGAGCTGACCCAGGTCAGCAGGCACGGCAAGAGCCAGCAGCGGACGTTCTTCCTGTTTGACCACCAGCTGGTGTCGTGCAAGAAGGACCTGCTGCGCAGGGACGTGCTCTACTACCGAGGCCGCACGGACATGGACGAGGTGCGGCTCGTGGACCTGGCGGACGGGCGGGACAAGGACTGGAACCTCAGCGTGAAGAACGCCTTCAAGCTCGTCAGCAAAACCACCGACGAGGTTCACCTGTTCTGTGCCAAGAAGCAGGAAGACAAGGCGAGGTGGCTGCAGGCCTGCGGCGACGAGAGGAGGCGCGTGCGGGAGGACCGCGAGATGG GAATGGAAAtttcagaaaatcaaaagaaactcGCCATGCTAAATGCTCAAAAGGCAGGACACGGGAAGTCAAAGG GCTACAGCGCGTGCCCGGTGGCCCTGCCGCACCAGAGCTTGCACCCCCTTCACCAGCGCCACGTGACCGTGCCCACCAGCGTCCCCCAGCAGCAGGTGTTCGCCCTGGCGGAACCCAAGAGGAAGCCCTCGCTCCTCTGGCACACGTTCAACAGACTCACCCCTTTCAAGAAGTGA